A section of the Primulina eburnea isolate SZY01 chromosome 1, ASM2296580v1, whole genome shotgun sequence genome encodes:
- the LOC140824247 gene encoding uncharacterized protein, with translation MYKTRDHPGQDPFKGSKPASAERKACDFLAASFKAAVVVFLVASISFVFYSSFYGTNRPVYLPYPARYIARLNSDLFPTNISHIAFGIGASARTWTDRRHYSDLWYEPNRTRGFVFLDERNTLPSNIPSRVSSDWTRFRRTVGSESSVRIARVVVDLFRAGLPDVRWFVMGDDDTVFFPDNLVSVLGKYDHRRMVYVGGNSESVEQNVMHAYDMAFGGGGFAISYPLAAEVARVMDGCLDRYHYFYGSDQRVWACVGELGVPLTIEPGFHQIDIRGDPFGLLAAHPLTPLVSLHHLDHVKPLFPNQTQLDSLKTLMNAYQADPSRTLQQCICYLHKYKWSVSISWGYTIQIYPMFLTVKDLERPLLTFQTWRSSSDGPFTFNTRAVSSDPCEQPIIFYLNSVTVDANGKTITSYKKFVVKTLKKCSWQYDLAVAIESIIVSASKMDAEDWKKRPRRQCCEIKESSIHQTMRIEVRKCKHSETISI, from the exons atgtaCAAGACCCGAGATCATCCGGGTCAGGACCCGTTCAAGGGCTCGAAGCCCGCTTCGGCGGAGAGGAAGGCCTGTGATTTCCTAGCGGCGTCGTTTAAGGCCGCCGTCGTAGTCTTCTTAGTTGCCTCGATTTCATTCGTTTTCTACTCCTCCTTCTACGGAACCAACCGGCCCGTTTACCTGCCTTACCCGGCCCGGTACATCGCCAGACTCAACTCCGACTTATTCCCCACCAACATCTCCCACATAGCCTTCGGGATCGGCGCGTCGGCCCGGACCTGGACGGACCGGCGGCACTACTCGGATCTCTGGTATGAACCCAACAGGACCCGCGGGTTCGTGTTCCTCGACGAGAGGAACACACTCCCCAGTAACATCCCCTCCCGGGTCTCGTCGGATTGGACCCGGTTCAGGAGGACGGTCGGGTCTGAGTCGTCGGTGAGGATAGCGCGGGTGGTGGTGGATTTGTTCCGGGCGGGGCTGCCAGACGTGAGGTGGTTCGTTATGGGGGACGATGACACTGTGTTCTTCCCCGATAATTTGGTGTCGGTGCTGGGGAAATATGACCACCGCAGGATGGTGTACGTGGGCGGGAACTCGGAGAGCGTGGAGCAGAACGTGATGCATGCGTACGATATGGCGTTCGGTGGCGGAGGTTTCGCCATTAGTTATCCATTAGCGGCGGAGGTGGCGAGAGTAATGGACGGCTGTCTGGATAGGTACCATTATTTCTACGGCTCCGATCAGCGGGTCTGGGCCTGCGTTGGGGAACTCGGTGTACCGCTTACCATTGAACCAGGCTTCCACCAG ATTGACATCAGAGGCGACCCCTTTGGCCTCTTAGCAGCACACCCCTTGACACCTTTAGTTTCACTTCACCACCTCGACCATGTGAAGCCGTTGTTTCCGAACCAAACACAGTTGGATTCACTGAAAACCTTAATGAACGCGTATCAAGCCGATCCATCTCGTACGTTGCAACAATGTATTTGCTACCTTCACAAGTATAAATGGTCAGTTTCAATCTCATGGGGATATACCATTCAAATATATCCAATGTTCTTGACTGTTAAAGATTTAGAGAGACCGTTGCTTACGTTCCAAACATGGAGGAGTAGCAGCGATGGGCCTTTCACGTTCAATACCAGAGCAGTGAGTTCCGACCCCTGTGAACAACCGATTATTTTTTACTTGAACTCGGTTACAGTGGATGCGAATGGTAAGACGATAACTTCTTATAAGAAGTTTGTGGTTAAGACACTGAAGAAATGTAGTTGGCAGTATGATCTAGCTGTGGCGATTGAGAGCATCATAGTATCTGCATCTAAAATGGACGCTGAAGATTGGAAAAAG AGACCACGAAGACAATGTTGTGAGATCAAAGAGAGTTCGATACATCAGACCATGAGGATTGAAGTCAGAAAATGTAAGCATTCGGAAACTATTTCCATTTGA
- the LOC140824233 gene encoding serine/threonine-protein phosphatase PP1 isozyme 3 yields the protein MDPVVLDKIIEKLVEVRSSKPGKLVQLTESEIKQLCDASRQIFSNQPNLLELQPPIKICGDIHGQYSDLLRLFEYGGFPPQSNYLFLGDYVDRGKQSLETICLLLAYKIKYPENFFLLRGNHECASINRIYGFYDECKRRFNVKLWKAFTDCFNWLPVAALIDEKILCMHGGLSPELNNLDQIRDLPRPIAIPDTGLLCDLLWSDPGRDVKGWGMNDRGVSYTFGPDKVSEFLKKHDLDLICRAHQVVEDGYEFFADRQLVTIFSAPNYCGEFDNSGAMMSVDENLICSFQILKPAEKKTSS from the exons ATGGATCCTGTAGTATTGGATAAGATCATAGAGAAACTGGTTGAAGTCCGATCCTCCAAGCCAGGGAAATTGGTGCAGCTGACGGAATCTGAAATCAAGCAGCTGTGTGACGCCTCTCGTCAAATCTTCAGTAATCAGCCTAATCTTCTCGAACTCCAGCCTCCTATCAAGATTTGTG GTGATATTCATGGACAATATAGCGATCTTTTGAGGCTTTTTGAGTATGGAGGTTTCCCTCCTCAATCCAATTACCTATTTTTAGGTGACTACGTAGATCGCGGGAAGCAGAGTTTAGAGACAATCTGCTTGTTGCTCgcatataaaataaagtatccAGAGAATTTTTTCCTTCTTAGAGGAAACCATGAATGCGCTTCCATAAATAGGATCTATGGGTTTTATGATGAATGCAAGCGTCGATTCAATGTAAAATTGTGGAAAGCTTTTACTGATTGTTTTAACTGGCTTCCTGTTGCTGCACTCATTGATGAAAAGATATTGTGCATGCATGGTGGTCTTTCGCCAGAACTTAACAACCTGGATCAGATTAGAGATTTACCCCGTCCAATTGCTATTCCGGATACTGGTTTGCTTTGTGATTTGCTATGGTCAGATCCTGGTAGAGATGTTAAAGGATGGGGAATGAATGATAGAGGAGTTTCATATACTTTTGGCCCTGACAAAGTCTCGGAGTTTTTGAAGAAGCATGATTTGGATCTAATCTGTCGTGCTCATCAG GTTGTGGAAGATGGATACGAATTCTTCGCCGATAGGCAGCTTGTAACCATTTTCTCAGCCCCAAACTACTGTGGAGAATTTGACAACTCCGGTGCGATGATGAGTGTTGATGAAAACTTAATATGCTCTTTTCAAATTCTGAAGCCGGCCGAAAAGAAAACAAGTTCATGA